The following proteins are encoded in a genomic region of Streptomyces collinus Tu 365:
- a CDS encoding NAD-dependent epimerase/dehydratase family protein has protein sequence MSAIDRRSQDGRAVLVLGASGFVGGHVCRAFAAAGWRVAGVARTARSAALPYEIHELDLVRAEPARIAELVRRHHADVVVNAAGAVWGVTEDEMDLGNRDLVRRLVEAGPPRLIQLGSVHEYGPVSRTAITETTPTAPVTPYGRSKLAGARALLDSGADGLVLRVSNVSGPGTSPLSLLGMVAAHLASGSAEPLRLAPLLAHRDFVDVRDVADAVVRAAASGATGRVVNIGGGAAVSVRDLVGRMASADGRGVRIVEAPVAGGRPPEAEWQRMDVTLARTLLGWQPRTGLDESLHDLLSSAVRAAAPTMSASAHR, from the coding sequence GTGTCGGCGATCGATCGACGGTCACAGGACGGGCGCGCGGTACTGGTGCTGGGCGCCTCGGGGTTCGTGGGCGGGCACGTGTGCCGCGCCTTCGCGGCGGCGGGCTGGCGGGTGGCGGGCGTGGCCCGTACGGCCCGGTCCGCGGCCCTCCCGTACGAGATCCACGAGCTCGACCTGGTGCGGGCCGAACCCGCCCGTATCGCGGAGCTGGTCCGGCGCCACCACGCCGACGTGGTCGTGAACGCGGCCGGCGCGGTCTGGGGCGTCACCGAGGACGAGATGGACCTGGGCAACCGGGACCTGGTGCGGCGCCTGGTGGAGGCCGGGCCGCCTCGGCTGATCCAGCTGGGCTCGGTGCACGAGTACGGTCCGGTGTCGCGCACCGCGATCACCGAGACCACCCCGACGGCGCCCGTCACCCCCTACGGCCGGTCGAAACTGGCCGGGGCGCGGGCCCTGCTCGACTCCGGCGCCGACGGGCTCGTCCTGCGCGTGTCGAACGTGTCGGGCCCCGGTACCTCCCCGCTCAGCCTGCTGGGCATGGTCGCCGCGCACCTGGCGTCCGGGTCCGCCGAGCCCCTGCGGCTCGCGCCGCTGCTCGCCCACCGGGACTTCGTGGACGTGCGGGACGTCGCCGACGCGGTGGTGCGCGCCGCGGCCTCCGGGGCGACCGGACGGGTCGTCAACATCGGCGGCGGCGCGGCGGTATCGGTGCGTGACCTGGTCGGCCGCATGGCCTCGGCGGACGGTCGCGGCGTCCGGATCGTGGAGGCTCCCGTCGCGGGCGGCCGGCCCCCGGAGGCCGAGTGGCAGCGCATGGACGTCACCCTCGCCCGCACCCTGCTCGGCTGGCAGCCCCGCACCGGCCTCGACGAGTCGCTGCACGACCTGTTGTCCAGTGCCGTTCGAGCAGCGGCGCCCACGATGTCCGCATCGGCCCACCGCTGA
- the rfbH gene encoding lipopolysaccharide biosynthesis protein RfbH: MSDTKARILSQVRDYHLEKESSQVFRPGVDEIWPSGAVLGPEDRAALVEAALDMKIAAGTHSRRFESRFARYMKHRKAHLVNSGSSANLLALSALTSPHLEDRRLRPGDEVVTVAAGFPTTVNPIIQNGLVPVFVDVELKTYNTTAERIKAAVGPKTRAIMIAHALGNPFEVADVARIAEENGLFLIEDNCDAVGSLHDGRLTGTFGDLTTVSFYPAHHLTMGEGGCVLTSNLALARIVESMRDWGRDCWCEPGENNRCFKRFEYQLGSLPAGYDHKYIYSHVGYNLKATDLQAALGLTQLAKVDAFTAARRHNWSRLREGLDGAPHLILPEATLNSEPSWFGFVITVAPDAPFTRKELVDFLEARKIGTRNLFAGNLTRQPAYQDVPHRVVGDLTNSDIITEQTFWIGVYPGLTDEMTDYMVASVREFLAGR, from the coding sequence ATGAGTGACACGAAGGCACGGATACTGAGTCAGGTGCGCGACTACCACCTGGAGAAGGAGTCGTCGCAGGTCTTCCGTCCCGGCGTCGACGAGATCTGGCCGTCCGGCGCGGTGCTCGGCCCCGAGGACCGGGCCGCCCTCGTGGAGGCGGCCCTCGACATGAAGATCGCGGCCGGCACCCACTCCCGCCGGTTCGAGTCGCGCTTCGCCCGCTACATGAAGCACCGCAAGGCGCATCTGGTGAACTCCGGCTCGTCGGCGAACCTGCTCGCCCTGTCGGCCCTCACCTCACCGCATCTGGAGGACCGCCGGCTCCGGCCCGGCGACGAGGTCGTCACGGTCGCCGCCGGCTTCCCCACGACCGTCAACCCGATCATCCAGAACGGCCTCGTGCCCGTCTTCGTCGACGTCGAGCTGAAGACGTACAACACCACGGCCGAGCGCATCAAGGCCGCGGTCGGCCCGAAGACCCGCGCCATCATGATCGCGCACGCGCTCGGCAACCCCTTCGAGGTCGCCGACGTCGCGCGCATCGCCGAGGAGAACGGCCTCTTCCTCATCGAGGACAACTGCGACGCCGTCGGCTCCCTGCACGACGGCCGGCTCACCGGCACCTTCGGTGACCTGACGACCGTCAGCTTCTACCCGGCGCACCACCTCACCATGGGCGAGGGCGGCTGCGTGCTCACCTCGAACCTCGCGCTCGCCCGGATCGTCGAGTCGATGCGGGACTGGGGCCGCGACTGCTGGTGCGAGCCCGGCGAGAACAACCGCTGCTTCAAGCGGTTCGAGTACCAGCTGGGCAGCCTGCCGGCCGGGTACGACCACAAGTACATCTACTCGCACGTGGGCTACAACCTGAAGGCCACCGACCTGCAGGCCGCACTCGGGCTGACCCAGCTGGCCAAGGTCGACGCGTTCACCGCCGCCCGCCGTCACAACTGGAGCCGGCTGCGCGAGGGCCTGGACGGCGCCCCGCACCTGATCCTGCCGGAGGCCACGCTGAACAGCGAGCCCAGCTGGTTCGGGTTCGTGATCACGGTCGCCCCCGACGCGCCGTTCACCCGCAAGGAGCTGGTGGACTTCCTGGAGGCCCGCAAGATCGGCACCCGCAACCTGTTCGCGGGCAACCTCACCCGGCAGCCCGCCTACCAGGACGTGCCGCACCGGGTGGTCGGCGACCTCACCAACTCGGACATCATCACCGAGCAGACCTTCTGGATCGGCGTCTATCCCGGCCTCACCGACGAGATGACCGACTACATGGTCGCGTCCGTCCGTGAGTTCCTCGCCGGCCGGTGA
- the ssuE gene encoding NADPH-dependent FMN reductase, with protein MPTILAVSGSPSPVSLTHRVLTRAAERLGARGHLVDVLAVRTLPAAELLAADTSHPGVAAAARRFAEADAVVLATPVYKAGYSGLLKAYLDLLPQFALDGKVVLPLATGGSLAHVLALDYGLRPVLMSMKPAAVAESFFVHAERAEAMGDLLDSATDRFAELVEALHRPARRLAPAAA; from the coding sequence GTGCCGACGATCCTCGCCGTCTCCGGCAGCCCGTCGCCCGTCTCGCTCACCCACCGGGTGCTCACCCGCGCCGCCGAACGGCTCGGCGCACGCGGTCACCTGGTCGACGTGCTCGCCGTACGCACCCTGCCGGCCGCCGAACTGCTGGCCGCCGACACCTCTCACCCGGGCGTCGCCGCCGCCGCGCGGCGGTTCGCCGAGGCCGACGCGGTGGTCCTCGCGACCCCCGTGTACAAGGCCGGGTACTCCGGCCTGCTGAAGGCCTACCTGGACCTGCTGCCCCAGTTCGCGCTGGACGGCAAGGTCGTTCTGCCGCTGGCCACCGGCGGCTCCCTCGCCCACGTACTCGCCCTCGACTACGGCCTGCGCCCCGTCCTGATGTCGATGAAGCCGGCCGCCGTCGCCGAGAGCTTCTTCGTGCACGCCGAGCGGGCCGAGGCCATGGGTGACCTGCTCGACTCCGCCACCGACCGGTTCGCGGAACTCGTGGAAGCCCTGCACCGGCCCGCCCGCCGTCTGGCGCCGGCGGCCGCCTGA
- a CDS encoding NDP-hexose 2,3-dehydratase family protein: MSSILMELTRPPSVVQPREPASVADRIAASAAATAGRMTTGAFHDWFAGRGKAGRFSVERIPFSKLRGWSFEPDTGNLVHASGRFFSVEGLHVTADDGPHREWYQPIIKQPEVGILGILVKEFDGVLHFLMQAKMEPGNRNLLQLSPTVQATRSNYTKVHKGTDVKYIQYFTGPERGRVLADVLQSEHGSWFFHKSNRNMIVEVDGDVPLDEDFCWLTLGQLNELLHHDNLVNMDSRTVLACLPAYRPEPPAGDGFAHALARSRDPQAGALLTDVDLLSWFTSERSRYDVRAERIPLAEVPGWTRDEARIGKDDGRWFDVVAVEVQAGNREVTSWTQPLIEPSSRGIAAFLTRSFGGVLHVLANAKVEGGFLDTVELAPTVQASPDNFAGIPVRPPFLDLVLSAAPDRIRYDAVHSEEGGRFLYAENRYLVIEADESEAPMLPPAGYQWVTVGQLSELVKHGHYVNVQARTLLACLNAMSPTTDAAGPDSLGTRSHD; encoded by the coding sequence ATGTCGTCGATACTCATGGAGTTGACGCGCCCGCCGTCCGTGGTCCAGCCTCGCGAGCCGGCCTCGGTGGCCGACCGGATAGCGGCGTCCGCGGCGGCCACGGCGGGACGCATGACCACCGGCGCCTTCCACGACTGGTTCGCCGGCCGCGGGAAGGCGGGCCGCTTCAGCGTCGAGCGCATCCCCTTCTCGAAGCTGCGCGGCTGGTCCTTCGAGCCGGACACCGGCAACCTGGTGCACGCGAGCGGCCGCTTCTTCAGCGTCGAGGGCCTGCACGTCACCGCCGACGACGGCCCGCACCGGGAGTGGTACCAGCCGATCATCAAGCAGCCCGAGGTCGGCATCCTGGGCATCCTGGTCAAGGAGTTCGACGGCGTCCTGCACTTCCTGATGCAGGCCAAGATGGAGCCGGGCAACCGCAACCTGCTCCAGCTCTCCCCCACCGTGCAGGCCACCCGCAGCAACTACACCAAGGTCCACAAGGGCACGGACGTCAAGTACATCCAGTACTTCACCGGTCCCGAGCGCGGCCGGGTCCTCGCCGACGTGCTGCAGTCCGAGCACGGCTCGTGGTTCTTCCACAAGAGCAACCGCAACATGATCGTCGAGGTGGACGGCGACGTCCCGCTCGACGAGGACTTCTGCTGGCTCACCCTCGGCCAGCTCAACGAGCTGCTGCACCACGACAACCTGGTCAACATGGACTCGCGGACGGTGCTGGCCTGCCTGCCGGCGTACCGTCCCGAGCCGCCCGCCGGGGACGGCTTCGCGCACGCCCTCGCCCGCTCCCGCGACCCGCAGGCCGGCGCGCTGCTCACCGACGTGGACCTGCTGTCCTGGTTCACCTCCGAGCGTTCCCGCTACGACGTCCGGGCCGAGCGCATCCCGCTCGCGGAGGTGCCCGGCTGGACCCGCGACGAGGCCCGGATCGGCAAGGACGACGGCCGCTGGTTCGACGTCGTCGCCGTCGAGGTGCAGGCCGGCAACCGCGAGGTCACCAGCTGGACCCAGCCGCTGATCGAGCCGTCCAGCCGGGGCATCGCGGCCTTCCTCACCCGCTCCTTCGGCGGCGTCCTGCACGTCCTGGCCAACGCGAAGGTCGAGGGCGGCTTCCTCGACACCGTGGAGCTCGCGCCGACCGTGCAGGCCTCGCCGGACAACTTCGCGGGGATCCCGGTCCGGCCGCCCTTCCTCGACCTGGTGCTCTCCGCCGCCCCGGACCGCATCCGCTACGACGCCGTCCACTCCGAGGAGGGCGGCCGCTTCCTCTACGCCGAGAACCGCTACCTGGTCATCGAGGCGGACGAGTCCGAGGCGCCGATGCTGCCGCCCGCCGGCTACCAGTGGGTGACGGTCGGCCAGCTCTCCGAACTGGTCAAGCACGGCCACTACGTCAACGTGCAGGCCAGGACCCTGCTCGCCTGCCTGAACGCGATGTCCCCGACCACGGACGCCGCCGGACCCGACTCCCTGGGAACCCGATCACATGACTGA
- a CDS encoding dTDP-4-dehydrorhamnose 3,5-epimerase family protein: MRIEETAVPDAYRIMPRLLPDPRGSFHESYRYDRLEAETGHSFLPRQVNYSASARNTIRGLHGVAIPPGQAKLVSCVRGVLLDVVVDVRVGSPTFGTYDCTVLDARSGRAVFVAEGLAHGFVALTDDTCISYLCSTEYVPGTQLDLRALDPELGLPWAKWLTGEPLLSEKDANAVTVAEAAALGMLPSYEQCLELYGKRGRRAA, translated from the coding sequence ATGAGGATCGAAGAGACCGCTGTGCCGGACGCGTACCGCATCATGCCGAGGCTGCTGCCGGACCCGCGCGGCAGCTTCCACGAGTCCTACCGGTACGACCGGCTCGAAGCCGAGACCGGACACTCCTTCCTGCCCCGGCAGGTCAACTACTCGGCGTCGGCCCGCAACACGATCCGCGGGCTGCACGGCGTGGCCATCCCGCCGGGGCAGGCCAAGCTGGTCAGCTGCGTGCGCGGGGTGCTGCTCGACGTGGTGGTCGACGTGCGGGTGGGCTCGCCCACCTTCGGGACGTACGACTGCACCGTGCTGGACGCCCGCAGCGGGCGGGCGGTGTTCGTGGCGGAGGGCCTGGCGCACGGCTTCGTCGCGCTCACCGACGACACCTGCATCAGCTACCTCTGCTCCACGGAGTACGTGCCGGGCACGCAGCTCGACCTGCGGGCGCTCGACCCGGAGCTGGGCCTGCCGTGGGCCAAGTGGCTCACCGGGGAGCCGCTGCTCTCGGAGAAGGACGCGAACGCGGTGACCGTCGCCGAGGCCGCGGCGCTCGGCATGCTGCCGTCGTACGAGCAGTGCCTGGAGCTGTACGGGAAGCGGGGACGGCGGGCCGCGTAG
- a CDS encoding glucose-1-phosphate thymidylyltransferase, translating to MKALVLAGGTGSRLRPFSYSMPKQLIPIANKPVLEHVLDNIRDIGVTEIGIIVGNHATEIADALGDGSRLGVRITYIPQDRPAGLAQTVQLARGFLGDDDFVMYLGDNMLPEGIEEAAAEFRALRPAAQVLVAQVEDPRAFGVAEVDADGVVERLVEKPPVPRSNLALIGVYFFTPAVHEAVDSIEPSARGELEITDAIQWLVTGGRTVRAQEYAGYWKDTGRVEDVLECNRMLLDGVTRRVEGETDEDTVLIGNVVLEAGARVVRSFVVGPVVIGAGTLLEDSHVGPYTSIGRDCVLTDAHLDHSIALDGASVSGVRGLRGSLLGRSAAVTGAQLEERHHRLVVGDHTRVEVAA from the coding sequence ATGAAGGCTCTTGTGCTGGCCGGCGGAACGGGATCCCGGCTGCGCCCGTTCAGCTACTCCATGCCCAAACAGCTCATCCCGATCGCCAACAAGCCGGTCCTGGAGCACGTCCTGGACAACATCCGCGACATCGGCGTCACCGAGATCGGCATCATCGTCGGCAACCACGCCACCGAGATCGCGGACGCGCTCGGCGACGGCTCCCGCCTGGGTGTGCGCATCACGTACATCCCGCAGGACCGCCCGGCCGGTCTCGCGCAGACCGTGCAGCTGGCCCGCGGGTTCCTCGGCGACGACGACTTCGTGATGTACCTCGGCGACAACATGCTGCCCGAGGGCATCGAGGAGGCGGCCGCCGAGTTCCGCGCCCTGCGCCCCGCCGCCCAGGTCCTGGTCGCGCAGGTCGAGGACCCGCGCGCCTTCGGGGTCGCGGAGGTCGACGCGGACGGCGTGGTGGAGCGGCTGGTGGAGAAGCCCCCGGTCCCGCGCTCCAACCTGGCGCTGATCGGCGTGTACTTCTTCACCCCGGCCGTGCACGAGGCCGTCGACTCGATCGAGCCGAGCGCCCGGGGCGAGCTGGAGATCACCGACGCCATCCAGTGGCTGGTGACCGGCGGCCGGACCGTGCGGGCCCAGGAGTACGCCGGCTACTGGAAGGACACCGGCCGGGTCGAGGACGTCCTGGAGTGCAACCGGATGCTCCTGGACGGCGTGACGCGCCGGGTCGAGGGCGAGACCGACGAGGACACGGTGCTGATCGGCAACGTCGTCCTGGAGGCCGGGGCCCGGGTCGTCCGCTCGTTCGTGGTGGGCCCGGTGGTGATCGGCGCGGGCACCCTGCTGGAGGACAGCCACGTCGGCCCGTACACCTCGATCGGCCGGGACTGCGTCCTGACCGACGCCCATCTGGACCACTCCATCGCGCTGGACGGCGCCTCGGTCTCCGGCGTGCGCGGGCTGCGCGGCTCGCTGCTGGGCCGGTCCGCCGCCGTCACCGGCGCCCAACTGGAAGAGCGCCACCACCGCCTGGTGGTCGGCGACCACACCCGCGTGGAGGTCGCGGCATGA
- the rfbB gene encoding dTDP-glucose 4,6-dehydratase, whose product MSKRILVTGGAGFIGSHYVRTLLDGGYEGYEDAEVTVLDKLTYAGNRDNLPAAHPRLTFVEGDICDLPALLDLFAGHDAVVHFAAESHVDRSLESAAEFVATNVGGTQNVMEAALRTGVERVVHVSTDEVYGTIDEGSWTEEWPLLPNSPYAASKAGSDLIARAYWRTHGLNVSVTRCSNNYGPYQHPEKLIPRFVTNLLEGETVPLYGEGANIREWLHVDDHCRAIQLVLTRGRAGEIYNVGGGNEQTNRQITERLLELTGNDWSRVVRVADRKGHDLRYSLDESKIREELGYTPRVTFEEGLAATVDWYRDNPGWWKAVKHGAGEDRR is encoded by the coding sequence ATGAGCAAGAGGATCCTGGTCACCGGCGGTGCGGGCTTCATCGGTTCGCACTACGTCCGCACACTCCTGGACGGCGGCTACGAGGGCTACGAGGACGCCGAGGTCACCGTCCTCGACAAGCTGACCTACGCCGGCAACCGTGACAACCTGCCCGCCGCCCACCCGCGGCTGACGTTCGTCGAGGGCGACATCTGCGACCTGCCGGCGTTGCTGGACCTGTTCGCGGGCCACGACGCGGTGGTGCACTTCGCGGCCGAGTCGCACGTGGACCGCTCGCTGGAGTCGGCCGCGGAGTTCGTCGCCACCAACGTGGGCGGCACGCAGAACGTCATGGAGGCGGCCCTGCGCACGGGCGTGGAGCGGGTCGTGCACGTCTCCACCGACGAGGTGTACGGCACCATCGACGAGGGCTCCTGGACGGAGGAGTGGCCGCTGCTGCCCAACTCCCCCTACGCGGCGTCCAAGGCCGGCTCCGACCTGATCGCCCGCGCCTACTGGCGCACCCACGGCCTGAACGTCTCGGTCACCCGCTGCTCCAACAACTACGGGCCGTACCAGCACCCGGAGAAGCTGATCCCGCGCTTCGTCACCAACCTGCTGGAGGGCGAGACGGTCCCGCTGTACGGCGAGGGCGCCAACATCCGCGAGTGGCTGCACGTCGACGACCACTGCCGGGCGATCCAGCTGGTGCTGACCCGGGGCCGGGCCGGCGAGATCTACAACGTGGGCGGCGGCAACGAGCAGACGAACCGGCAGATCACCGAGCGGCTGCTCGAACTGACGGGCAACGACTGGTCCCGGGTGGTGCGGGTCGCCGACCGCAAGGGCCACGACCTGCGCTACTCGCTCGACGAGTCCAAGATCCGCGAGGAGCTGGGCTACACGCCCCGCGTCACCTTCGAGGAGGGCCTCGCCGCCACGGTCGACTGGTACCGGGACAACCCCGGCTGGTGGAAGGCGGTCAAGCACGGCGCCGGGGAGGACCGGCGATGA
- a CDS encoding FAD-dependent oxidoreductase produces MTGTAPEVLVVGAGPVGLSAAHELARQGVWVRLVDAAPGPATTSRALATHARTLETYDQMGVLDDLLPRGQRVEHFTLHQNGRRLIRFDTDYSRLPTRFPFTLMVDQVITEEVLRDAAARHGVTVEWGVRLDRFEDLGEDGVRAHLTGPDGRAETVTAGWLVGADGGHSTVRKQLGLKLAGESSETWLIADAVVDCDLPRDSIHWMRTPRGTVMMVPFPDEGKWRLLDTAETSYGGDDRMVADRFAAKISAGTGKPARVELPGWVSVFTIQQRMIPQMREGRVLLAGDAAHVHSPASGQGMNTGVQDAVNLSWKLAAVLRGEASDSLLDSYGAERVPVGAELLRTTKVATLLVQLRSRRAAAFLRTAFTVLRNIPPLKGRVQRKIMGGMSALGLGYGAGPLTLEDPSARPVRPGDRLARVDAARAGGSPEWQRVLAELRRPEWLLLTHGPAAEGQPRTLSLSDPSVAADLGLRAGDWLLVRPDGYVAARGSAGQSPSAALASLGIRLETFTRAA; encoded by the coding sequence ATGACGGGGACCGCCCCCGAGGTGCTCGTGGTCGGTGCCGGCCCGGTCGGGCTGAGCGCCGCCCACGAGCTGGCCCGGCAGGGGGTGTGGGTCCGCCTGGTGGACGCCGCGCCCGGCCCGGCCACCACCAGCAGGGCGCTGGCCACGCACGCCCGCACCCTGGAGACGTACGACCAGATGGGCGTCCTGGACGACCTGCTGCCGCGTGGCCAGCGCGTCGAGCACTTCACGCTGCACCAGAACGGCCGCCGGCTGATCCGCTTCGACACGGACTACAGCCGGCTGCCGACCCGCTTCCCGTTCACGCTCATGGTCGACCAGGTGATCACCGAGGAGGTGCTGCGCGACGCGGCGGCCCGGCACGGTGTCACCGTCGAGTGGGGGGTGCGGCTCGACCGCTTCGAGGATCTGGGGGAGGACGGCGTCCGCGCCCACCTCACCGGCCCCGACGGCCGCGCCGAGACCGTCACCGCCGGCTGGCTGGTCGGCGCCGACGGCGGCCACAGCACCGTCCGCAAGCAGCTCGGCCTGAAGCTGGCGGGCGAGTCGAGCGAGACCTGGCTGATCGCGGACGCGGTCGTCGACTGCGACCTGCCGAGGGACAGCATCCACTGGATGCGCACCCCTCGGGGCACGGTGATGATGGTGCCGTTCCCCGACGAGGGCAAGTGGCGCCTGCTCGACACCGCGGAGACGTCGTACGGCGGGGACGACCGGATGGTCGCGGACCGCTTCGCCGCGAAGATCAGCGCCGGCACCGGGAAACCCGCCCGGGTCGAACTGCCCGGCTGGGTTTCGGTCTTCACGATCCAGCAGCGCATGATCCCGCAGATGCGCGAGGGCCGGGTGCTGCTCGCGGGCGACGCCGCGCACGTCCACAGCCCCGCCTCCGGGCAGGGGATGAACACCGGGGTCCAGGACGCGGTGAACCTCTCCTGGAAGCTGGCGGCGGTCCTGCGCGGCGAGGCGAGCGACTCGCTCCTCGACTCCTACGGCGCCGAACGGGTGCCGGTCGGGGCGGAGCTGCTGCGCACCACCAAGGTCGCCACCCTGCTGGTCCAGCTGCGCAGCCGCAGGGCGGCCGCGTTCCTGCGCACCGCCTTCACCGTGCTGCGCAACATCCCGCCCCTCAAGGGCCGCGTCCAGCGCAAGATCATGGGCGGCATGTCGGCCCTCGGCCTCGGCTACGGCGCCGGTCCCCTCACCCTCGAAGACCCGTCCGCCCGGCCGGTCCGGCCCGGCGACCGGCTCGCCCGGGTCGACGCGGCCCGCGCCGGCGGCTCGCCGGAGTGGCAGCGGGTGCTGGCCGAACTGCGCCGTCCGGAATGGCTGCTGCTCACCCACGGCCCCGCGGCGGAGGGGCAGCCGCGCACGCTGTCCCTGTCCGACCCGTCGGTCGCCGCCGACCTCGGTCTGCGCGCGGGCGACTGGCTGCTGGTCCGCCCCGACGGCTACGTGGCCGCCCGCGGGAGCGCCGGGCAGTCCCCGTCGGCGGCCCTGGCGTCGCTGGGCATCCGGCTGGAGACGTTCACCCGGGCCGCCTGA